A genomic window from Brevibacillus agri includes:
- the gltX gene encoding glutamate--tRNA ligase encodes MAKEIRTRYAPSPTGHLHIGGARTALFNYLFAKHHGGSFIVRIEDTDQTRNKENADEEQMKNLKWLGIEWEEGTDVGGPYGPYRQTERLDIYRKYIDQLLAEGKAYYCYATKEELDAEREEQLARGETPRILEKHRHVTEEQRAQYEAEGRVPSIHFLVPDNREYVVNDLIRGQVTFNSNEMGDFVICRPDGIPTYNFAVVIDDYLMKISHVIRGEEHLSNTPRQLMIYEAFGWEAPDFAHLALILNQDGKKMSKRDESILQFIEQYRDLGFLPEAIVNFLVLLGWSPGGEEEIFLMDDLVKLFSMERVSKSPAVFDATKMNWMNNYYLKRQPLDLITDMCIPHLQKAGFIEETLSDEKREWVRSIVALYQEQMSYCAQIVPLAALFFLDEVVYDEEATMVLKEPQFPEVLASFVKHLSAQDAYNVDVIKAVLKDVQKETGQKGKALFMPVRVGTTGQAHGRDLAETLYLLGRDKVLARAQRVIANGK; translated from the coding sequence ATGGCGAAAGAAATCCGCACGCGTTATGCGCCGAGTCCTACGGGGCATTTGCACATCGGCGGTGCGCGAACAGCGCTTTTTAACTATCTGTTTGCCAAACATCACGGCGGTTCGTTTATCGTTCGGATCGAGGATACGGACCAAACGCGCAATAAGGAAAATGCCGATGAAGAGCAAATGAAGAACTTGAAATGGCTCGGAATCGAATGGGAAGAAGGCACCGATGTGGGCGGCCCCTACGGCCCGTATCGCCAAACCGAGAGATTGGACATTTACCGTAAATATATCGATCAACTGCTCGCAGAAGGCAAGGCGTACTACTGTTACGCGACCAAGGAAGAGCTGGATGCCGAGCGCGAAGAACAACTGGCGCGTGGAGAAACTCCGCGTATTCTGGAGAAGCATCGCCATGTGACAGAAGAGCAGCGCGCGCAATACGAAGCGGAAGGCCGTGTGCCATCCATTCATTTCCTTGTGCCGGATAACCGCGAATACGTAGTCAACGACCTGATCCGCGGACAGGTGACATTCAACTCCAACGAAATGGGCGACTTCGTCATTTGCCGTCCGGACGGTATCCCTACCTACAACTTCGCGGTTGTGATCGACGACTACCTGATGAAAATCAGCCACGTCATTCGCGGCGAGGAACATCTCTCCAACACGCCTCGCCAATTGATGATCTACGAAGCGTTTGGCTGGGAAGCGCCTGACTTCGCCCACTTGGCACTGATTCTCAACCAGGATGGCAAAAAAATGTCCAAGCGCGATGAAAGCATTTTGCAATTCATCGAGCAATACCGCGATCTTGGCTTCCTGCCAGAAGCAATCGTGAACTTCCTCGTTCTTTTGGGCTGGTCTCCAGGTGGCGAAGAGGAAATTTTCCTCATGGACGATTTGGTCAAGCTGTTCTCCATGGAGCGCGTGAGCAAGTCGCCGGCAGTATTTGATGCGACAAAAATGAACTGGATGAACAACTACTACCTGAAGCGTCAGCCGCTCGATCTGATTACCGACATGTGCATTCCGCACCTGCAAAAAGCGGGCTTTATCGAGGAAACGCTGTCTGACGAGAAGCGGGAGTGGGTGCGCAGCATTGTCGCGCTGTACCAGGAGCAAATGTCCTACTGTGCCCAAATCGTTCCATTGGCCGCTCTTTTCTTCCTGGACGAAGTGGTGTACGATGAAGAGGCGACAATGGTACTGAAAGAACCGCAGTTTCCGGAAGTTCTCGCTTCTTTTGTGAAACACCTGTCGGCCCAGGATGCATATAATGTGGATGTCATCAAAGCGGTGCTGAAGGACGTGCAAAAGGAAACGGGTCAAAAAGGCAAAGCGCTGTTCATGCCAGTACGTGTCGGCACAACGGGTCAAGCGCACGGGCGCGACTTGGCAGAGACGCTGTACCTGCTCGGACGCGACAAAGTGTTGGCGCGTGCCCAGCGTGTGATTGCAAACGGAAAATAA
- the ispF gene encoding 2-C-methyl-D-erythritol 2,4-cyclodiphosphate synthase encodes MRIGQGFDVHQLVEGRPCIIGGVTIPYEKGLLGHSDADVLLHAISDAILGAIGEGDIGRHFPDTDPAFKGADSVVLLEHVWKLAKERGYRLGNVDATIIAQAPKMAPYIPQMREVIARVLEAEDASQVNVKATTSEKLGFTGRGEGIAAQAACLLVK; translated from the coding sequence ATGCGTATTGGACAAGGATTTGATGTGCATCAACTGGTGGAAGGTCGTCCGTGCATTATCGGCGGCGTCACCATTCCGTATGAAAAAGGCTTGCTGGGCCATTCTGACGCCGATGTGCTGCTGCACGCCATCAGCGACGCGATTCTCGGAGCGATTGGCGAAGGCGACATCGGGCGCCACTTCCCGGATACGGACCCTGCCTTCAAGGGAGCTGACAGCGTCGTGCTGCTCGAGCATGTGTGGAAGCTGGCAAAAGAGCGTGGCTATCGCCTTGGCAACGTAGATGCGACGATTATCGCGCAAGCGCCGAAAATGGCTCCTTACATACCGCAAATGCGCGAAGTCATTGCCCGTGTGCTGGAGGCAGAAGACGCCTCGCAGGTAAACGTGAAGGCGACGACTTCGGAAAAGCTCGGTTTTACGGGCAGAGGAGAAGGAATCGCGGCCCAGGCTGCATGCTTGCTTGTCAAGTAA
- the ispD gene encoding 2-C-methyl-D-erythritol 4-phosphate cytidylyltransferase, with amino-acid sequence MSTGVVIVAAGSGKRMGGQRNKLWLPLAGEPILAHTVRLFASHQEIDQIVLVVSEADYADVLALVDAEKLQVTVTLGGAERQDSVRNGLASLASSCTYVLVHDAARPFVTQQQISDMLRQVRRDQATIMAVPVKDTIKVVGATGLVEATPARESLWAVQTPQAFRMSLLREAHEAAEKAGKLGTDDAMLVEWLGHPVSVMQGSYENIKITTPDDLWLGEEIMRKRRGE; translated from the coding sequence GTGAGTACAGGGGTCGTGATCGTTGCTGCCGGTTCCGGCAAAAGAATGGGCGGTCAACGAAACAAATTGTGGTTGCCGCTTGCAGGAGAGCCGATCTTGGCTCACACCGTTCGCCTTTTCGCTTCGCATCAGGAGATCGACCAGATCGTCCTGGTCGTGAGCGAAGCGGACTACGCCGACGTGCTTGCCTTGGTGGATGCGGAAAAGCTGCAAGTCACCGTCACCTTGGGCGGCGCCGAACGGCAGGACAGCGTCAGAAACGGTCTGGCGTCACTGGCTTCATCCTGTACCTACGTGCTTGTTCACGATGCTGCCCGACCTTTCGTCACGCAGCAGCAGATCAGCGACATGCTCCGGCAGGTGCGGCGCGATCAGGCCACGATCATGGCCGTGCCTGTCAAGGATACGATAAAAGTGGTGGGGGCCACAGGGCTTGTGGAGGCTACCCCGGCACGGGAAAGCTTGTGGGCGGTTCAAACCCCACAAGCTTTTCGTATGTCTTTGCTGCGAGAGGCGCATGAGGCGGCAGAAAAAGCGGGCAAGCTCGGTACGGATGACGCGATGCTGGTCGAATGGCTGGGGCATCCTGTGTCCGTCATGCAGGGAAGCTATGAGAATATTAAGATCACGACGCCGGATGACCTGTGGCTCGGTGAAGAGATCATGCGTAAGCGAAGGGGAGAGTAA